CATGTCgttccttcattttttttcattataacTGAATAATTCTATTCCTCCTCATCCTAACTAGTTTGCAGAATTTTGACAACAAGTTTGAGTGTTGTTGGCCAAGTGAGTGGCAGATATTCAGACAGATTATACATCACCTTACATTAATGCACTCCTTTCTCTAGGCTGAAAGTGTTGCTGAAATGGCTGTGATGAATCATAAGCCAGCTGTTATCGATGGAGTGCTAAAACAGATTTTGGACCGGTTCCATTTTCAGAGTCTCTGATCTGCTAGTGCATCCTGAAGACTACATCCCCCCCACCTCAACCCTATGACTATTTAAGAACTGAAATGATCGGTTTACAGCCAAAAAGAAGTTAAGATTTACCAATCTCAAAATTGGTTGGAACCATATGTGTTACATTCTTTATCTGTATGTATCACAGGTCTATTTTGCtataactttattaaaattttgtGACCTCAACATAACTATCTGTAAGTGTTTCACCTTTACAACTGCAGAAGTAGCCAGAGTCAAAGGATGTATGGCAGACAGCTGAAATTTGGAGACAGAAGCACATCTGTTTTCCTTTtgactttaaattttttttgagACCACATGGAGGCAATGCCTGTGACTGGTACTTTGTTAATGCCAAAGCACACAGGATGAACCCATAAAATGGCTGCCTTCAGTAGGCTTTTGATGTCTCCAAGTGGAACGTGAGATGATTGACTTTGTGGCTAACACTGAGCTCTAACCCAGCAGTTGTTTACATTGCCAGGCTGCTTGCATGCAGCTAGTTGAATGCTGCTAAAACAAGTGGTTTACTGTAACTAGAGGGAAGTGTTTCCAGGTTTAAATGCATGGAAAATGCCTTGTGCATGCAGAATAACAGAATTTCCAAGTAAAGAGCTAAATGAATGCATCTGATGTCTCATCTAGACGCAAACGATGAATGTATGataagtactttttaaaaacgttttttattttttgctgacTAGAAACTTaagttaaaattattgttttttttaattggtcaTAGAAATACATGCTTATTCCCGCTCCAAGTGTTATTATCCATACAGGCCCTCAGAACTAAGACTGTCCtggtattaaatatttatataatgaCATTTgacccctctttctctctctccaggaCCTAATGGTGGGCGATGAGGCCAGTGAGCTCCGCTCCATGCTGGAAGTCAACTACCCAATGGAGAACGGCATTGTCAGGAACTGGGATGACATGAAGCACCTGTGGGACTACACCTTTGGCCCAGAGAAGCTTAATATTGACTCTCGCAACTGCAAGATCTTGCTGACCGAGCCCCCTATGAACCCCACCAAGAACCGTGAGAAAATCATTGAGGTATATTAAAATTgatgtcagtgtgctgcttTAACACTTTGTTGTCAGTGTGAGGGTAAGAGAAAAGGGGAAATGTAGTTATTTGTTAATTTCCTATTGTGGTTCAGCTGTCTGTTCTTGTATTGGTGTTCACATCAGCTTTATCAGTTAAAATATATCCCCTGCTTTAACTGAGGGAACTGTATTTTAACTTCTTCCTtgttaatcatcatcatcataataaatGATTTCATTCTGTTACTTCTGTATTCTGCTACAGAAatgcttttgttcttttgccAATGTGTTCGTCAACAAACAATTTTGATTGTCGTCTGTTTCCTGCGTCTCCTGCAGGTGATGTTTGAGACCTACCAGTTTGCAGGAGTCTACATTGCTATACAAGCGGTGCTGACACTGTATGCTCAAGGTAAAGGACACATGTTTGTGCTTTGAAGTACAATTttgaaaagacaaattaaaattttttttgttgactATGACATTTTTCTTATTGCAAAATTTTGCAAGTCACCTTACACAATCTTCGTCGCTTCACCGAGATACAGAatgctttctttttaattgtggAGGTGTTCTTGTTTGGCAGTATGTAACCGCCACACCTTTCTCAAATAGTTTGCTCAAAGTTTGTTATATGTGACTGCTTGGATACCAGATGTAAAATTCTTTGTGCCAGGAAGTCTACAATGTTCAACTTTATAATGTTCTAGTGAAAGACATGAAACGTGATGTATTATCCATCCATGTGATTCTTTAAGCAGAATCAGATGTGctctaaaattatttaaaccTGCAGTTTTCTGTGTACTGCGTAACCATTTTGCACTCTGTTAAACCAACAAGTTACCTCATAGGTtaactgttttgtgtgtgtgtattgtttgttttaggcCTTCTGACTGGTGTGGTGGTGGATTCGGGTGATGGTGTGACACACATTTGTCCAGTGTATGAGGGCTTCAGCTTGCCCCACTTGACAAGACGCCTGGACATTGCAGGCAGGGACATCACCCGCTACCTCATCAAGGTATCCAGTCtttcataaagaaaaataataaatgatagGACTTACTGCTGTAGCACCTTCTTAATAATCTAATGTGGGACAATCATCCTTCTCTATGATTGTGTATATTGAGTGcatatttctgtgcattttagACATGCTGCTCACTTACCAATGTGAAACTAACATCATCTTTGTAAATGGAGGTAACagaattttgtttctttccctTTCCCCTGACCCTGGTTCTTTATCTCTTGATGCAGTTGTTGCTGCTGAGGGGTtatgctttcaaccactctgctgaCTTTGAGACCGTGCGTATGATGAAGGAGAAGCTTTGCTATGTGGGCTACAATATTGAACAGGAACAGAAGCTGGCACTGGAGACTACTGTGCTGGTGGAATCATACACGGTAGACatgctttttaatttgtaaCTTGCATAAGTCCAGTTAGTTATATATGCAAGTAAGAGACTCATGTGTTGTGTCAGTGAACAAGTTTCTTCTATAGTCAGTCTTTTATAATTATGCAAAGCTCAGCTGCTATTGAGCTCATCACCTGGTTTTTGTGGTGGTCATTTCATCAAGTGTTCAGACTTAGACACAGcgctctgtaaaaaaaaaaaaaaaatacagccaaAAAGACAAGCTGCTGCCCTCATGTGGACAGTGTGTAAATTAATGAAGGTGAAATGAAAAGGATTTTGAtggaaaagagacaaaatacaacacagtaaaaaacattttaagactCAAAGTGCAGCTGTAACAAATGATTTGTGCAGTTTCAGTAAATGGCAACATATCTTCGTAGAGCAATCATGATGTCTCATTCTTACACACATGCCATGTCACCTACTCAAACTCCCCATGTATTCACCTGTACAATAAATATTCCattaaagaacagaaaagacTTCTGCTGACCTAAATATTGCCCTTtgcatttacatgcatgtttgtttacAAAAGAAAGAGTCTCATGAACATTTTAGCCAGTGACTGCTCCTGTCCTCGGTCTCATCTCTGTGTTAGAGCCAGAGCTGAGAGATCTCCATTGAAACTGTTTAATACTGTAAGATAGCTGACTACTTTGTGGGTAGTTTGCTTTCTAATGTGCCAAAGTTTGATAGTTGGCTGATGGGTTTTTAATATCAGGGTTTTCTCTACTGTATGAAGCCTTAAGCGAACTGAACGTATAAAGGTATTTAGATGATATATCTAAATCtatatgaattttaaaaacaagggtGAGGTTTTGTGTGCTGCCAACAATATATAGAGATATGGCTTAAtatcaaacagaaacaaaagcgGGCGAAATGAATGAACTGTCAATCAACAGTCTGTTTAGaccagtgtttgtgtgacagagGCTATTCGCCATGTTAATCAACCAGCTGATTGGATATTTGTACAGATGCTTTTCCATCTGCTATGATAGAAAGTGTAGGTCATCTCTCTTTCAtacaaaaaagacacacacacactttatattaagcaactgtattttttttttgccatgtttgCTTAGAATAGCATAAAATTTCTGTCGTACAGGGaaatcttagtttttttttagtttacgTTTTGTAAAATGACTTCTATTTATGCACATAAGTATCACATTTCTGCTTAAAATAGCATCAATGTAGaaagaatgtgttgtttttgtgacaaCATTTTGAAGTAATCAAactgataataataaaacctgTTTCTGCACTAAGCTATGTGGACGGCCACATGCCTGTTGTTTGCTCTGTTGGCTGCTTTAGCACTGGCCAGTGCTGCCGACTGTTTTTTCTGGGACTCAAACATATGGGGGTGCAGTGCTTCTCCACCCCAACTTGCTTTTCTTTCCAAGGCCTTTTCCCTGCAGAGGGAACCACAGAATCTAAACGCAGGTCCTGAGGTCTGTGTTACTGCACGCCTTACCGAGCACATGTTGTGTCTGAGCTCACTGTGACCATGTGTGTTTGGGTTAGTGTAGGCGAGACTcagactgtgtgtctgtgtctgtgcgtctgtgtgtaGGCGTgtgaacatttacagtatgtgtatagTTTTGTGTGCTTGACCATAAGAAACAAGGAGGGCAATGTAACTGTGGCCGAATGGCCCTGAAGTGCATGTGACATCATTTCCTGTGCAGCCACTTTGCAGCAGTGGCTGGGCTCCACTTCCTCCCACTGCCCTTGGCTGAATGAAACCTTTTTATAGTCAAACGTATTCCCTCTGCTTAGTTTGTAGCCTACATTCTCTACACTGTAACTTGAATATCACCAAGGCATtggatgtttttattatttaatgaacaAGTTTCTTTAACAGGGTTTTTTGAGACTTCTTTATGTTATCACAAACGACCACTGAACAGTATCATTATTGATTCTTTAAGCTGTAGGCCCTTTAGCAATCTGAGTCATACATTTGATCGTACCTCTTCAGTGGTGTCatacttcttttctttttttttttttttgcttctcttttcaTCTCATCCCTCCCACACATCTCCAGCTGCCAGATGGTCGTGTGATCAAGGTGGGAGGAGAGCGGTTTGAGGCCCCTGAGGCTTTGTTCCAGCCCCACCTCATCAATGTGGAGGGTGTTGGAGTGGCTGAGCTTCTCTTCAACACCATCCAGGCAGCTGACATAGATACCAGGTGAGGCCAATAAAACAGGCAGATCCATCACTATATTTTTTACTGAGAGTGACTTGGTTTTTCCACtctaaacacacattaatacaCAACATCATAAAGTCGCAGTACAtgtacaaatattttcaaaatggcGGTGTCagccaaacagaaataaaaaaaaatatttgatgaacATGAGTTTTGAATAGAAAGTATGACTGACCTGCCTGTCCTTTGCAGTCTTAGTGGGTTACTACTACTACACCTTAGCGGTGGCTTTTTATGCTTGAGGACTTAAGAGGGCAAAATGTGAAAGAAAGTAGCAACACTACTTGTAcaatgcttttctttctgtcgGCATGTTGCTGGGTCTCTTGCTACTCTCACCATCCTTTTGTCTTCCTGTCATCAGGCCTGAGTTCTACAAACACATTGTGCTATCAGGAGGATCCACCATGTACCCTGGCCTGCCCTCTCGACTTGAGCGAGAACTCAAGCAGCTTTACCTGGAGCGTGTGCTCAAGGGAGATGTGGACAAGCTTTCGGTGAGAAACCAACTCTTTATACGTCATCTATATTTCAGCTGTTGATTAAGTGAGAGTGCCACGCATAGAGATAAAGCAAAAGACAAGTCAAAGGCTGTCTTTACGTCACCAAGGCTCTCAGTTGGTGTGAATTAATATTTCCAGCTGATTCTCAGGATTTGTTTAAGTTGGCCTGGACAAAGTTTCACCACATGTAGGAGAACAGTAGACTACAATAATCCTAATGCCTCTGAGTCATTTGGGTGAATAAACAGTGTCTCCACATACTCAGAGTTTACAGTAGAATAAATTAAACAGCTTGAGTTATGTGCAGTTACTATTTGAACCATGACTGTCTGAAACTCATCCGCATGATTCAGGAGCAAACTTTGTGATGACTTGAATCTCAGTCTGGTGCATTGTACACATAGTACCACCAGGTGGTGTCAGAGGCTAACAGACATTCATTTAACATAATCAGAGCGCTTTAATCACAGCTCATGTGGAGCTCACCTCCCaatgataaatatttgttttgaaaaaaaatatctctACATTTCTGCATCAGTATCTTAAAGATGAATGTTGTAAACAGAAGTCTGCAGATGACTCACATGTTTATTAATAAGTCATTTGTGCTTGGCTTTTTGGGGCCAATTTAGCCAGCCTCGCttttcttgctgtgtgtgtgcttcattTATCTAAAGAAGTAGCATAAATGTGTACaatgtgtttggggggggggtcttatATAGATCCAACGGACTCAAGAtaatttttgtttctatttctctGCTCATTTATATACTTCAGCTGATctaataaacaatgaaaatgggGCTGAGTTCATTGCCACAATTTTTAGCTTGCACCTTGTAGCTTAAGTTTGTTTGTAAACCGATCTGCAAGCAACAAACAGAAGCAGCATCTTTTGCCCTATTTGGtgaaaatatgaatgtttgGACATACTGAGCATACGGGCAAAGCACACAAGTGGACTAGGCTGCAAGAGTTGTTTGAAAAATTCCAGTTGACACTTTTGATCGTAGCTGTGGCAAACAAATTGTATGAGACATGAATTGAACGTAAACACAGCTGTCACGAAGCAACAGTTCAAGTTGATTTTGAAAAGCAGCAATAATCATTATGTTTATATTGGCAGTAGGTTAAATAAGTCAGTGATGTAACAGGTGTTGCTTATAGTGACAAACCTACTGAGACTTACGCCCTGACTCGTCAGCTCTGTTGAGCCTTGTATCGTCTCTGTAGCATCCTTAAgctcattgttgttttgttgagGTTCACTGCTCTCATCAATGTCATTTCCACACACAGCAGGCAGCTGCTTCCTTTATATTTCCCTCAGGTGTTGgtggagacacaaacagagcaaaaataaaaatgaatgttggAAATTATGATGTATAATACCATGTGACTTTTAATGCTTATATTGTAAATGTTGCTTCATATCTGCTGAATGTTTGCATTGGCTCCTGTTTGCTAATATGTTCATTATATCAACTTTATGAGTTGACAAAGTGATGGCAGTATTTATTTTGCAGGTTAAAATACCACACATGCTGACAAATATTAAAGGATCTAATATGTGTTATCAACATGATATGGTCAAAC
The nucleotide sequence above comes from Channa argus isolate prfri chromosome 1, Channa argus male v1.0, whole genome shotgun sequence. Encoded proteins:
- the LOC137131798 gene encoding actin-related protein 2-B-like, producing the protein MDGQGRKVVVCDNGTGFVKCGYAGSNFPEHIFPALVGRPIIRSTAKVGNIEIKDLMVGDEASELRSMLEVNYPMENGIVRNWDDMKHLWDYTFGPEKLNIDSRNCKILLTEPPMNPTKNREKIIEVMFETYQFAGVYIAIQAVLTLYAQGLLTGVVVDSGDGVTHICPVYEGFSLPHLTRRLDIAGRDITRYLIKLLLLRGYAFNHSADFETVRMMKEKLCYVGYNIEQEQKLALETTVLVESYTLPDGRVIKVGGERFEAPEALFQPHLINVEGVGVAELLFNTIQAADIDTRPEFYKHIVLSGGSTMYPGLPSRLERELKQLYLERVLKGDVDKLSKFKIRIEDPPRRKHMVFLGGAVLADIMKDKDNFWLTREEYQEKGVRVLEKLGVTVR